The following are encoded together in the Pedobacter sp. D749 genome:
- a CDS encoding DUF6705 family protein yields the protein MKKIIFVALVVFYVPVTFGQVLPKKGSNLTNPSLSKFRGNWISVNGIDTIRMKLKIENISIQYGLDIHADALLGYITYKHGNQLILDNLKNSTSGYKDNKHSILAGLDQKSDTISGNLVDEPKSKFYDLKIIKKDSKTIELVLGRDNALKIGTKRKDGRTFPAKMIFRREKE from the coding sequence ATGAAGAAAATAATATTTGTTGCATTGGTCGTATTTTATGTACCCGTTACATTCGGACAGGTTTTGCCGAAGAAAGGTTCTAACTTAACTAATCCAAGCTTAAGTAAATTTAGAGGTAACTGGATTTCTGTCAATGGTATAGATACTATTAGAATGAAACTGAAAATTGAAAATATTTCGATTCAATATGGGCTTGATATACATGCCGATGCTCTTCTGGGTTACATTACATATAAACATGGTAACCAGCTCATCTTAGACAACCTTAAAAACTCTACATCCGGTTATAAAGATAATAAGCATTCAATACTGGCAGGCTTAGACCAAAAAAGTGATACTATAAGTGGTAATTTGGTTGATGAACCAAAAAGTAAATTTTATGACCTTAAAATTATTAAGAAAGACAGTAAAACTATTGAACTTGTCCTAGGTCGTGACAATGCATTAAAAATTGGAACAAAACGAAAAGACGGAAGAACATTTCCAGCAAAAATGATTTTCAGGAGGGAAAAAGAATAG
- a CDS encoding HEPN domain-containing protein, with product MEPKLSPEAEHAVHFRAFIHRLAQKFEPLQVFSFSQNSYTQQSQGCFKDNQDFFKCDYCLLAITETATRIDYEMQDFANADYQHGTITVISHGRQSVTDSVQQNSRFFISVLTYGKLLYSKDGLLDNDPIPAFIPSKGAIKALKHYEHRIPLADGFLMCASECLEKEQFGICAFMLHQAVEQTCICLVRVHIAYRSEFHNLYRLLRLCTCFSEKPFQLFLYTPEDERLFDVMAKSYSGSRYKDDFMVSRQDAERLYQRVASFLLLAKQMCHEKIELLAKSASDYAALKNADHVQIEGILQTNM from the coding sequence ATGGAACCAAAATTATCACCAGAAGCCGAACACGCTGTCCATTTCAGGGCGTTTATCCATCGGCTCGCCCAGAAGTTCGAACCACTCCAGGTCTTCAGCTTTTCGCAGAACAGTTACACGCAGCAGTCTCAGGGCTGCTTCAAAGACAATCAAGATTTTTTTAAATGCGACTATTGCCTATTGGCAATTACCGAAACGGCAACCCGAATAGATTATGAAATGCAGGATTTTGCCAATGCCGATTATCAGCATGGAACGATTACGGTGATCTCCCATGGCAGGCAATCCGTTACCGACTCAGTACAGCAAAACAGCCGCTTTTTTATCAGCGTGCTTACCTATGGGAAACTACTCTATAGTAAGGATGGACTGTTAGATAATGATCCAATACCTGCGTTTATCCCCTCAAAGGGCGCAATCAAGGCACTCAAACATTATGAACACCGTATACCGCTGGCCGACGGATTTTTGATGTGCGCATCCGAATGTCTGGAAAAGGAGCAGTTCGGGATTTGTGCCTTTATGCTCCATCAGGCCGTAGAACAGACTTGTATCTGCCTGGTGAGGGTTCATATCGCCTACCGTTCGGAGTTCCATAACCTTTACCGTCTGCTCCGTTTATGCACTTGCTTTTCTGAAAAGCCTTTTCAACTTTTCCTGTACACTCCCGAAGATGAGCGGTTATTTGATGTAATGGCAAAAAGTTATTCTGGTTCGCGTTATAAAGATGATTTTATGGTTTCCCGGCAGGATGCGGAGCGCCTTTACCAACGGGTCGCCTCTTTTCTTTTGCTGGCAAAGCAGATGTGCCACGAAAAAATAGAACTGCTGGCCAAATCGGCATCAGATTATGCAGCCTTAAAAAACGCTGATCATGTACAGATTGAAGGAATTTTACAGACTAATATGTAA
- a CDS encoding HNH endonuclease encodes MIHLPHKQNNVAPFRLSVSGALRQIDRAIANLDGEEYNASYYPHQDVTTLLKAFSIHKAQLQPGDQAKCNYCESKIEHAATLQVEHYRPKAKVDSGENDHVELPGYYWLGLEWTNLLLACPKCNGKDAKGNKFPIRGVRATVHQTVQLINNVLTLDRRNCDANANPLLLELPLLLNPEIDHPENFLTFDVLGNISGHGNDAERGEISKNIFRLNRDELLINRQKVWNDLKNDINEDILGHQTNYFTEDGLKYRFGVTVSKILKRKLPVEEYTLWGRYINANLPIFLADLDEYYRNLFLEVYQQVENGQAA; translated from the coding sequence TCACAAGCAAAATAACGTTGCTCCTTTTAGACTCTCAGTCTCAGGTGCGTTGAGACAGATTGATAGAGCGATTGCAAATTTGGACGGTGAAGAATATAATGCTAGCTATTATCCTCATCAGGATGTGACCACTTTATTAAAAGCTTTCTCCATCCATAAGGCACAGCTCCAACCAGGTGATCAAGCCAAGTGCAATTACTGCGAGTCTAAGATAGAGCATGCCGCGACATTACAGGTAGAACATTATCGACCAAAAGCAAAGGTGGATTCTGGAGAGAATGACCATGTAGAATTACCTGGCTATTACTGGCTAGGACTGGAATGGACAAATCTCTTGTTAGCCTGCCCCAAATGTAATGGAAAAGATGCCAAAGGAAACAAATTTCCGATTAGAGGTGTAAGGGCTACAGTTCACCAAACAGTACAATTAATTAATAATGTACTCACCCTAGACCGAAGGAATTGTGATGCGAATGCCAATCCACTCCTGTTAGAGCTTCCGTTATTGCTAAATCCTGAAATAGATCATCCAGAAAACTTTTTAACCTTTGACGTTTTGGGCAACATAAGTGGCCATGGTAACGATGCCGAGCGAGGGGAAATTAGCAAGAATATATTTAGGCTCAATCGTGACGAACTCTTAATTAACCGTCAAAAGGTTTGGAATGATTTAAAGAATGATATTAACGAGGATATTCTCGGTCACCAAACTAATTATTTTACTGAGGATGGCTTGAAATATAGGTTTGGTGTGACTGTGTCCAAAATACTCAAAAGAAAACTTCCTGTTGAAGAATATACTTTATGGGGAAGATACATCAATGCCAACTTACCGATTTTTTTAGCTGATTTAGATGAATATTATCGTAACCTTTTTTTAGAAGTCTACCAGCAGGTAGAAAATGGTCAAGCTGCGTAA